Part of the Kordiimonas pumila genome is shown below.
CCTTAAACTTGCTGATATGTACGATACGCTTTTAGAGCCTCTTGCTCCTGTGGTAACATCAAACCCTCGTTCTATTGACTGTAACTCTGCTTGGCATCTGTATGCTGTCAAAATTGATTTTGCTTCTATGGGCAAGAGCAGAGGCCATATTATGCGTAGCTTTGCAGAGAAGGGGGTTGGCACTCAGGTGCATTATATCCCTGTGCACGAACAGCCTTATTATCAAAAACATTATGGGGTGCAAGATTTGCCGGGTGCCGCAGATTATTATGCAGGCACACTAACGCTTCCTTTGTTCCCATCAATGTTTGATACAGACCCTGGTTTTGTTGTAAAAACCCTTAAGGCGGTACTCAACAACTAAAATATTCCTGCTACCCTTTGAATTGCAAAAAAAAGCCCCATGCCAGTATAGGCATAGGGCTAAATGGAAACGTCATAATCAATGCAAGGTAGGCTGTCCTACCTGTGCGGTTATTAGCTCTGGAACAGAGACAGGATAGACTGAGGTGACTGGTTGGCAATCGAGAGTGCCTGAATACCAAGTTGTTGCTTCACTTGGAGGGCCTGTAAGTTTGCACTTTCTTTTGCCATGTCAGCATCAACAAGGTTACCAATGCCGACTTCTATCACATCAGCAAGTTTACCGGAAAAACTACGGTTTTGCTCTAGTGACGTTGAGCCAGAGCCGAGCCTTGTCAATACAGCATTCAAGCGAATAATAGATTCGCCAATATCAGTTACCGCAGCCGAGGCTGTATCTTGTGTCGCAATACTTTGTGTCGAGGTGATAGAGATGTTTCCGCCGCCAAGAGTAAGGTCTTGGTGGGAAACTGTAAGGGTCTGTGTGGCATCTGCATTCGTGATTGCCACGATAGCGTCAGTGCCGTCGTCAATCAGGTTTGTGCCATTGAATGCCGCGTTATTAATAATAGTGTTTATCTGGTCACGCAGCGATGTGAAATCTTGTGAAAGGGCCGCCCGGCTTGTGGTATCCAAGCCTTGGTCAGCGGCGGCAACGGCTTTCTCTTTCATTTCAAGGAGAAGGTCTGAAATGGCTGTTGCTGCAGCGAGTGCCACGTCTACAGTAGATACACCACGATCAAGTGATTGCTGAACGGCGTTTAGCCCGCGTAGGTCACCGCGCAACTTTTGCGCGATTGAATATACTGCAGCATTATCTTTTGCAGATGAAATTTTCAAGCCCGTGTTAATTTTTGTCTGCGTATTTTCCAGCTCTTTACCGGTAATATTCAGATTACGTAAAGCGTTTAGAGCGCTTGCATTAACATTAATTGAAAAGGTCATTTAACCTCTCCTCATTATGACGTTTTTCCATTGCCGATTATTCGGCCTGCATTGAATAAAGCAATGAGTGTGCCAGTTTTTTATTTTTTTTA
Proteins encoded:
- a CDS encoding flagellin, which encodes MTFSINVNASALNALRNLNITGKELENTQTKINTGLKISSAKDNAAVYSIAQKLRGDLRGLNAVQQSLDRGVSTVDVALAAATAISDLLLEMKEKAVAAADQGLDTTSRAALSQDFTSLRDQINTIINNAAFNGTNLIDDGTDAIVAITNADATQTLTVSHQDLTLGGGNISITSTQSIATQDTASAAVTDIGESIIRLNAVLTRLGSGSTSLEQNRSFSGKLADVIEVGIGNLVDADMAKESANLQALQVKQQLGIQALSIANQSPQSILSLFQS